Genomic window (Melioribacteraceae bacterium):
AAATTATTTCAGTAGTATTATTTCGCATTTTGGGATTCAAGATTCAAGCCGTTATGATGTGAAGGTAAAATTTTATGGAGGTAAAACGGTTTATGTTCAGAATTTGACCCCCGGACAAACAATTAAGGTGAAGGAAGAAAACAATATATATGCTACCATAATTAACTTACCTGGTACTCTTTTTCGGTTTTTCTCGACTACCGAGATTCAAATCTATATGGTACTAATTACTATCTCCTTCGGGATTTTTCTTTTTGGATTGAAATATGGGTACAAGGTTTACGGATGGGACACTAAATCGGTAGTAATTTTATCTGTAACTAATATATCCGCATTTTGGATAATAACAACAATTACTTCACTTCAAACAAATATGATTATTAAATATGGATTACCTGCATCGGTAATGTTTATTGGTACAGCAATTCCCCTCTATATTTCATTTCTTCAGAGAGAGAAACCTCTCACTCCTAAAGAGATTGACCAGCATAAGAATAATCTTCTAAAATATAGTATAGCTTTTTTTCACGGTGAATGGGCATTAACCAACTTAAATGGATTAATATTACTCTTTGAAAATCTTCCCATGCCTTTGAGTGAAAATCATAAAATATATGACCAGTTAATCAATCGTATGAATTCTTTTAATTCATTAGCAAATAAGAATTTTCAACGGATGATTGAAACGGCCAAATTAATTCCTCCTTTCTATGATAAAGATGAGCTTAATGAATTGGATGATTCCGAAGTTGAATTGTCTACTGAGATTGATTTATCGCCCCATTCATTATTTCGGAATAGGAACTCGATTTTAAAAAGATTTTATCTGATAAAAAAAATCATTATTTCCATTAGGAATAAAATAGTTAAAGAATATTCTGTTTTACCTGAGGAGGTAATTAACTCAATTGTAAATCCTTTATTAATTGATAATGAAGAGAGTAATATCACAATCACAAAAACAAAAAATTATTCCGAAGAAATATGGGTACTTGCATCGGGTTTCGAATTAGCCGAAGTAATTGGAAACTGTATTCAAAATTCAATTCGGGCAATAGAATTAGACCAGGGTAAGATTGAGATAGAGCTGGAAAAAATTACACCCAAAATTCGAATTGCTATTTCAGATAATGGCAAGGGAATTTCTAAAGAATTATGGGATAAAATATTTGAAAGTGGTTTTACGCAGAATTCCAGTTCTGGTATTGGCTTATTCCAGTCTCGCGAAATATTGAACAAATATGGTGGACGTATATATGTCTCTGAAAGCAAAGCTCATTTTAAAACTACTATTAATATTGAATTAAATGAAGGGATTAAAAATGAAGCCAACACTTCTGCTAGTTGATGATGATAAAAACTTCGCATCTGATTTTATCCTCTTGATGGAAAATGATTTTTTTTGCATCACTAGCAATAACAGTTACGATGGACTCAATATGTTCCATGAAAAGTCTCCTGATGTGGTGCTGCTTGATTTAATGCTTAATGATGGAACAAGCGGGCTAGATTTTCTAAGAAAAATAATGGCTGAAGATGAGAATCTTCCGGTAATTATGATAACAGACTATGCTTCGACCAGTACGGCTGTTGATGCAATTAAATTGGGGGCACTGGACTATATCACAAAAACCCCAAATCTCGATAAATTGAAAGCTCTTGTTGAGCGTTCATTAAAAATGAAGTTGAGAAATATTCATTCTAAATATTTAGAAGAATCGATTAACCTCCCTTATCAAAAAATCATTGGAGAAAGTGAAGCAATAAAAAAATTAAAAGAGCAAATTTATTTGTACTCTCAAAATAATCACACTGTATTAATTACTGGTGATAGTGGTGTTGGTAAAGAGTTGGTGGCACGGCAAATTCATTTTTTAGGCAACAGAAAAAACAAGCCTTTTGTTGCTATAAATTGTTCAGCCATTCCAAAAAACTTAATTGAGAGTGAATTGTTTGGTCATGAAAAAGGCGCATTTACCGGTGCGGTTTCTAAAAAGTTAGGCAAATTTGAAATAGCGTCAGAGGGCACAATATTTCTAGATGAAATCTCTGAACTTGATCCCGATTCACAAGTTAAAATTTTACGCGTTTTGCAGGAAAAGGAATTTGACCGAGTGGGTGGGTTTGCAAGCATAAAAACTAATACGCGAATAATTGCTGCTTCAAATAAAAATTTAAAAAATGAAGTCTTAAGAAAAAATTTCAGAGAAGATTTGTTTTACAGACTTGATGTACTTCCGATCAACGTACCTCTTTTGAAAGAGAGGCGTGAGGACATTCCAATTTTAGCAGAATATTTCCTACGACTGGCTGAGATTGAATTAAAGAAAAAAGACCTTATGTTTTCAGAGGAAGCACTGACCAAAATGACAAATTATGATTGGCCCGGCAATGTTAGAGAATTAAAAAATGTAGTTATACATTCCGCGCTTCTTTCAAACGGAAAAGAAATTAACAGTGCCATTTTAAGAATTGAGTCACCCCAACCTCAAACAAACATAATAGTCCCCAATACTTGGGAAGAAATGGACTTACTGAGAAAGGAGGCTGTGGAAGAAGCTTCAAGAAAAGTTGAAAAAGTTTTTGTTGAGAATTTATTGAAAAAATTTGATGGCAATATTACAAAGGCGGCTGAACATATTGGAATTAGTAGAATCAGTCTTCATAAGATGATACGAAAATGTTTCCCTCATCAAACAGAGACAGAATAATTCTATTTTTTTCCAAAACGGACTGCTAAAAATTCATAAACTGACCCGGGTAATAATCCGACAAATCTTGTAAGCCATACAGTCGGCCAAGGAAATTGAATAATCCGTTTCTCTTTTTTTATTCCCTCAATAATTATTAAAGCGGCTTGCTCTGCACTCATTAACAAAGGCATTTTAAATTCATTTTTATCGGTCATTGGTGTTTTAACAAACCCTGGTTTAATAGTAATTACTTTTATGTTGTAGGGCTTTAACTCAACGCGCAATCCTTCGAGATAAATTGTGGCTGCGGCTTTACTCGCGCAATAAAATCCACTGCCCGAAAATCCACGGTTATCTGCTAAAGAAGAAATGCCGGCAATAATTCCATTTCTGTTTTTTATAAATGCAGGGAGAAGCTGCTCAACCCAATGGATTAATCCAAATACATTAGCTCCAAATGTATTTTCGGCAAAATCGGAATTGTAATTATTAACAGTCACCGGTTGTCCATACCCCGCATTCAATATTGCTATATCAATCTTACCAAATTTATTTATTGATTCTAGATAGGCATAACGAACATCCCCTTTTTTACTTACATCACATTTTAGTATTAGTATTCTTTCTCTATTTAAATGACCGAAATCTTTCTCCATCAGTTCAATGCGGCGTGCAGTCAAAATCAAGTTGCATTCTTCATCAATTAGAATTTTTGCGAGAGCATTACCGATACCGGATGATGCCCCAGTGATTAATATTGTTTTACCTTTGAAGTCCATAATTACCAATTACCCGCTAATTTATATTCTTTTTTTAACCGCAAACTTTCGAACCATTGAATAGCCGCAATTACACTTGGTACGGCTGAAGAAAGATGCGTGCCCCCTTTTACGGTTATCAATTCAACATTTACTCCCTGCGAAACAAAATAATCTCTTGCTCTTTCGGAATTTTCGTATGGTACATATTCATCGGCATCCCCATGAAATAATTTTGTTGGTGTTACCGGTTTAAAATTTAGCAGACTGTTTTCGTTAAACGCGTCTGTTAATAACTTGAACGTCCCATTTAAGTATGAATCTTTAAATGATTGTTTAAAGAGTTGAGCAATATTTGAGGTAAGTTGTGCATTAATTTCGGTAGTGGTTTTTGTTCCATCAAAAAGTGAATTCATTCTTTCTGCATAGGGTGAATTAAAAATGTCTGCTAATTTATTCCAACCGTAAATCTGATCATAAGCAGCCATAAAGTAGGCTAAATATGAAGGTTGGTTGTAAGTTGATTGAGCAATTATTTTTTGAGCTGTCAAATTCAGATCATAAGCTCCAGCCATAGGTGCAGATGCTGCTAGTTTTATCTCGTTTGAATATTTCTTTTCAATTTCCTTTTGGGCAGCCATTGTTACATATCCTCCCTCAGAGTATCCCAGCAAAAAAACCTGCCCGTTAAGGGAAATGTTTTTTGAAGATGCATACGCCCTGCCGGCTCTTATCATATCAATAACTGTTGCCGCCGAAGTCTTTTGATGATGATATGGATGAACCATCACCGATTCCCCCAAACCTAAATAATCGGGCATTACAACGAAATAACCTAAAGACGCCCCAATTAATCCCTCAGCGCCATTTAGCGGATTAACTGAAGCAACACTCGTTCTCTTTGTTTGTGTTCCATGCTGAATACTGGCAATCGACAAATTATTTTTACCTGTAGGTAAAAACAGCGCACCGGATGCTATAGTGATTTGCCCCTTAGTGTCAACTGTATTGTAAACAATCTTAAAAACATCAACATCATAAGTAAACATTACGGATCCGAATCCAGTAGGATCGTAACTACTAACAAGTTGTTTAATTAGTGAAGCACCGAAAGTTCCGAGATAAGAGGTACTTATAAGCGCTCCCTGCTCCTTCGAAACAGGTTCAACAGGATTATCCGATTTATCACATGAAATAATAATTACCGAAAACAATAACCCAATAATAAGATTTCTCATTTTCACTCGATTTTCCTTTCTTTAGATAACAGCATTCCCAATATTTTGGTTCGCTGTGTAAATCTACAATACATTATTCAACAAATTCTAAGCACTTTTTTTTGATAAGATAAAAATTTGTATTTTTAGCAAAAATTATTCCAGAGACTTATGTTTAAAAAGTTAGACTTAGTTGAAGTTGATAATATTGCGGTTAACACCGAAATATTTGAGACTAAATTTACATGCGATCTCGGCAAATGTAAAGGTGCGTGCTGTACAATGGAAAGTGAATTAGGGGCTCCTCTTAAAGAAGAAGAAGTAGATATAATCAATAAATATTTTGAAGCGATAAAGATATATCTCCCAAAAGAGCATTTAAAGGAAATTGAGAAAAATGGGTTTTGGATCAACAGACAGGGGGATTTGATGACCCGAAGCATTAACAATAGACAATGCGTATTTGTTTATTATGATGGAGATATCGCAAAGTGTGCAATTGAAAAAGCTTTTTTCGATGGTAAAATCGATTTTCAGAAACCCATCTCCTGTCACCTTTTCCCAATACGGGTTTCAAATTTCGGTGGCGAAGTTCTTCGTTTCGAAAAATATGAGGAGTGTCAGCCTGCAATCACGAAGGGGGAAAAGTGTAATACAACAGTTTTCGAATTTTGTAAAGATTCACTTAAAAGAGAATTCGGCAGTGATTGGTTCAATAAAACTAAAAAAGTAACTGGAAGTTAATTATGTTATCTCTTCATCAAAAATTGGCTTTACAGCAAAAACTTTCACCACAGCAAATTCAATATCAAAAATTGCTTCAGCTGAATACTCTTGCCCTTGAACAGAGAATTAAGACCGAATTAGAGCTTAATCCAATTCTTGAAGAAACTCTCGACGAAGAAATTGAACTGAATACAGAACAAGATTCTGACGACGACACACCCGAAACCACTGCTGATGAAGATGAAAAATATGACAGCAAGGAAGATGAGTTTGAAATTGAAGATTTTATGAATGATCAGGAATCTGAATATGAATTTGACCGTATCAACCGATCGAATGATGAAGAAAAATTACAACCTCTTGCTCCTCAGAGAAAATCTTTGCGGGAAAACTTGATTGATCAGCTCCATATGCTGAATTTGAGTGAAGAGGAAACCATACTCGGTGAAAATATTATTGGAGGACTCGATAAAGATGGATACTTTAAACAAGATCTTGCGAAAATTGTTGATGAGCTTAAGCTTTTTGAACATATAGAAATTTCTATAGATCATGCCGAGAAAATTCTTAAAAAAATTCAATTGCTTGAACCGGTTGGCATAGCAACTCGCGATTTGCAAGAGTGTTTATTAATTCAGATTAAGAATTCTTCGTACGATCCTTATTATTCTTATCTCGCCGAAAAAATATTAAGAGAATGCTGGGAAGATTTTGCTAATAAGAGATATGATTCTATTCAAAAGACATTAAACCTTTCCATTGAAACTCTTCGTACCACACTTGAATTAATTCAAAGATTAAACCCAAAACCGGGAGAAGGAAATATTGATTCGGAGGAGATGAATCAAATTACTCCCGATTTTGTTATTGAAAAAAATGAAGATAATTATATTGTTACTCTTAATGATAGAAGCGTTCCTTCGGTTACTATAAGTCGGACTTATCTTGAACTTCTCGATTCCAACAAGAGGAAGAGAAAAATATCGGAGAGAGAGAAGGAAACCCACAAATTTCTTCGTGAAAAATTTGAATCGGCAAAGTGGTTTATAGCTTCACTCCAGCAGAGAAGAAATACACTAATGAGAATAATGCAGTCTATTCTTGAAAAACAATTTGAATTTTTTGAGAGTGGCCCCCGCTTTTTAAAACCAATGATTTATAAGGATATTGCCGATGAAGTTTTGATGGACATTTCCACAATAAGTCGGGTGGTAAATGGTAAATTTGTGCAAAGTCCTCAAGGCATTCATGAGTTGAAATATTTTTTCAGTGAAGGACTATCGACCACTAGCGGAGATGAGATTTCGAATAAGCACATCAAAGAAATAATAAAAGAGATCTGCGATAACGAGTCAAAAGATAATCCCTACAGTGACGATAAAATAGCAAGTATACTTCAGGAAAAGGGAATAAATATTGCCAGAAGAACAGTTGCAAAATACCGCGAACAACTAATGATACCTGTAGCCCGCCTTAGAAAGGAATTATGATATTTGTTGATGTGTTGATAATAATTTTATTGTTCGTGTTGTTCTCTCTTCCCCATTCAGTGTTAGCGTCATTAAATTTTAAGAAAAAAATGCAAGAGAGAATTGGAACCAAAATTGCATTTTACCGGATCTTCTACAATTTGTTTGCGCTGGTTTCATTTTATCTCTTCTATATAATTTCTCCAAAACCGGCAGTTACTATTTATGATTTAGATTACCCGTTCGATATTGCGATGATTTTTTTTCAAGTGCTCTCGTTATTCGGATTATGGTGGTCACTAAGACCTATAGACTTAAAAGAGTTTTTAGGACTACAACAGGTGCTTCGTTATTTGCAAAATAATTATAGCTCCGATGAACTTGACGAAAAGCCAAAGTTACAATTTGAGTATGCATTCAAATATGTCAGGCATCCAATATATTTCTTTTCAATATTGTTTTTAGGATTTAGGCCCTCAATGGACCTCTTTTATTTTGTAATGTTTATTTTAATAGTAATATATTTTTATGTTGGTTCTATCTATGAAGAAAAGAAACTTGTAAACATATTTGGTGTTCAATACGTCGAATATCAACAAAAAGTACCAAGAATGTTCCCAATTAAATTATTTATGAGGTAAAAAGTTTATATGAAAATTAGATCAACTACAATTATAGGTGTATTAAAAGATGGCGAAGCTGCTCTCGGCGGCGATGGCCAGGTAACTCTAGGTAATACGGTAATGAAACACAATTCTGTAAAAATAAGAAAACTCCTAAATGGTAAAGTTATAACTGGTTTCGCTGGTTCAACCGCAGATGCATTTACTTTGCTACAGAGATTTGAAGAAAAACTGGAAGCTTACAGCGGAAATGTAAATCGAGCAGTAGTGGAATTGGCAAAAGATTGGCGTACCGATAAGTATTTGCGCAGACTTGAAGCAATGCTTGCGATATTATCTGCTGATAAAGCTTACATTGTATCTGGGACCGGTGATGTTATAGAACCGGAAGATGGAATTGTTGCTATTGGTAGCGGCGGAATGTATGCTTTAGCTTCAGCAAAAATGTTAAAAAAGTATACTGAATTAAGTGCTAAGGAAATTGTAATAGAGTCTCTCAAAAATGCTGCGGAAATTTGTATATATACTAATAATAATATTTCAGTTGAGGTAATATCTAAATGAGCATGTCTGATAATTTAAAAAATTTAACACCTTCACAAATTGTAGCTGAATTGGATCGTTTTATTATTGGTCAAAATGATGCCAAGCGCGCAGTAGCAATTGCATTGCGTAACAGATGGAGACGCCAGCAAGTAGTTGAGAGTATCAAAGAAGAAATAATGCCGAATAATATAATTCTTATTGGACCAACGGGAGTGGGTAAAACTGAGATCGCGCGTCGATTAGCTAAACTCTCGGGTGCTCCTTTTATAAAAGTTGAAGCTTCCAAATATACCGAAGTTGGTTATGTTGGCCGAGATGTTGAATCTATGGTTCGCGATTTAACCGAAATTGGTGTAAATATGGTAAGATCCGAACAGACAGAAGCTGTCCAAGAAAAAGCCGAGAGACTTGCAGAAGATAGAATTTTGGACCAGCTAATTCCTCCAATGAAAAAGAATAGTCGTTTAGGTGAGGAAGAAAATGAAAATTCCGAAGAATATCAGAATGAAAAAACTAGAGAATGGTTTAGAGAAAAGTTGAGATCGGGGGAACTTGACGACAGGTTAATTGAATTTGATGTTACTTCCCCAGCATTTGGAATGCAAGTATTGGGTCCCCAAGGTATGGATGATATGGCTTCAAATCTTCAGGATATTATGAGTTCTATGATCCCAAAGAAAAAGAAAAAAAGAAAATCAAAAATTAGTGAAGCAAAGAAAATTATTGCCCAAGAAGAAGCCGAAAAGTTAATTGATATGGATGCTGTTCAGCGTGATGCCGTTAAAAGAGTTCAAGAAACCGGAATTATTTTTATAGACGAAATTGATAAGATTGCCGGTGCTAAAAGTCAGCAGGGCCCCGATGTATCGCGTGAGGGTGTTCAACGTGATTTACTACCGATTGTGGAGGGTTCTACAGTCAATACAAAATATGGACCGGTAAAAACTGACCATGTATTATTTATTGCCTCCGGGGCTTTTCACGTTTCAAAACCATCCGATCTTATCCCCGAACTGCAGGGTAGATTCCCAATTAGAGTGGAACTAAAAAGTTTGACTGAGGAGGATTTTATTAAAATTCTTACAATTCCTCAAAATGCTCTATTGAAGCAATATTCAGCTCTGCTTGAAACTGAAGGAGTTAACATATTATTTAATGATGAAGCTATTTCCGAAATTGCGAAAACCGCGGCATTAGTAAATGATCAGGTTGAAAATATTGGGGCCAGAAGATTACATACTATTTTAACTACGCTGTTGGAAGATATTCTTTTTGAAGTCCCCGATAAAATGCCAAGTGAAGATGTTACCATTACCGGTGCAATGGTAAATGACAAGCTTGATAAGATTGTGAAAAACAGAGATTTAAGTAAATATATTCTGTAGTTGTTTTTAATTATGAAAATGCAGAGTCGATAAAACTTCTGTTAAGAATTTTACAAACTCTGCATTCGTTTTTTAATACTTAATCAAATATCTTTTCCAATCCTTGATATTTTGTATGCACTAGATCAACTGAGTCTTCAATTATTTTAACTTCGTCACCTTTAACAGCTTCATTAAATTTTTCTACCGCGGTATTTAGTTCAGCTACAGCTAATTCATATTTTTCTTTCCTTTGTTCAATTCTTTTTGAAAGTTTCGCCTTTTTCACCAATTCCATTTTTTCTTTCAGATCTACTGCCGATTGTTTCACCTTTGCCATATTTTTTTCTGGTGCGTAGTAATGATATAACATATACAAAACTTGATGAAACTCATCGATTTCCTTTAATAGGGGTCTGATAATCCTAACCATACTTTCAAAATCAGAATGAAGTTTTTCTGCGGCATTTAACAAACCGATTGAATCTTTTTCTGCGGTAGATTTTTTATACCAATTTACACTCTTCTCAAATTTCACCAAACCTGCATCCCATTTTTCTTTTTTGTCTCTTAAAATGCCAGGTAATTCAACCTTTTTAATTTTGTCGAAGCCCGTTTCAATATCTGGAAGAAGTAAGGCCAGCAATTTGATATCTTTATTGGGCCATCCGGTATGCCATACTTGGTAAATGATTTCATGAAAATCTGATAATTCTTTTACATCGCTCGAAACTTCATGATCTTTAGCATCTTGACTATAAATGCTAAGATTGAGTGCAAATAACATAAATAACATTGTGAATAATGATTTCATTAAAACCTCATATTTTGGTTGGTTTAAAATAATTAAAGCATGGCAGATTATAATTGCCATGCTTTAAAATGGTTCCTGCCTAATTATAAAATATGAAAGGCAACGGTTAAACCAGACATAACAATAGCAACCATGCTCATTAATTTAATTAGGATATTTAAGCTTGGACCTGAGGTGTCTTTAAAAGGATCGCCGACAGTATCACCAATAACAGCTGCTTTATGAGCAGTTGAACCTTTACCACCAAGATTTCCTTCTTCAATATATTTTTTAGCATTATCCCAGGCACCACCAGAGTTTGCCATGAATACAGCTAATACAAATCCTGCTCCAAGCCCCCCTACTAACAATCCCATAACTCCAGCAACACCAAAAACTATACCGGTAATTATTGGAACAGTAATCGCTAACAATGAAGGAACGAGCATTTCTGCTTGAGCACCTTTAGTTGAAATTTCAACGCAGCTAGCATAATCGGGAGTTGATTTACCTTCAAGTATACCAGGAATAGCTTTGAATTGACGTCTTACTTCATCAACCATTTTACCGGCTGCTCGGCCAACGGCATTCATTGTTAAACCGCAGAATACAAATGCCATCATTGAACCAATGAAAATACCAACGAGTACGTATGGATTCATAAGATTCACATTAAAATGAGTCATTATATCAATCAATTTTGCTTGCTGAGCTTGTATTACATTACCATGTACATCTAATAGCGTTAGTCCGGCATGATGCATAGCAATTTTAATTTCTTCAGCATAAGAAGCTAAAAGAGCCAATGCTGTTAATGCCGCTGAGCCAATAGCAAATCCTTTACCTGTTGCTGCAGTGGTATTTCCAAGTGAATCGAGGGCATCTGTTCTTTTTCTCACTTCTTTGCCGAGTCCAGCCATTTCAGCATTTCCACCTGCATTATCAGCAATAGGACCATAAGCATCTGTTGCAAGAGTGATTCCTAATGTTGAGAGCATACCAACTGCGGCTATACCAATACCATATAAGCCCATATTCATATTTGTAATTACATTTGCAAGATCAAAGCCTGTAGCAAATAAAAACGCAAGGATGATACCTACAACAACAGCGCCCACTGGAATAGCTGTAGAAATCATTCCAACGCCTAAACCAGAGATGATAACAGTTGCAGGACCGGTAGAAGAACTTTCGGCAATTTTTTGAGTTGGTTTGTAGGAATGAGAAGTATAATATTCTGTAGCTTTACCAATAACAATACCTGTAACTAATCCAGTTACAATCGATCCCCAAATTCCCCACGCATTTTCGAATCCTAACATCTTAACGATTACCAACGAAAAGATCACTATGAGCACTGAGCTGAAATTTATTCCCTTCGATAACGCGCCAAGTAAATCTTTTTGAGTAGCGTCTTCTTTAGTTCGAACAACATAAATTCCAACAATAGAAAGTATTATACCAATAGCCGCTATAAGCATTGGTGCAATTACAGCTCTTAATTGTAATGCTGGAGTATCTAAAAAAGCAGCAGCGCCAAGTGCGGCTGTTGCCAATATTGAACCACAATATGATTCATATAAATCAGCACCCATGCCGGCTACATCACCCACATTATCGCCAACGTTATCTGCAATCGTAGCTGGATTTCTTGGATCATCTTCAGGAATACCAGCTTCAACTTTACCAACCAAATCTGCTCCAACATCAGCGGCTTTAGTAAAAATACCACCGCCAACTCTTGCGAATAATGCTTGAGTAGATGCACCCATGCCGAATGTTAACATTGTTGTAGTAATAATCACAAGATTGTGAGCATCACTTGCGGCAGGATAAACAGCATTTAAAACCATAAACCAAATTGAAATATCTAATAATCCTAAACCCACCACAACTAACCCCATTACAGCACCACTTCTAAATGCAACTCTCAAACCCTTATTTAAGGATTCTCTTGCGGCATTAGCCGTACGTGCTGAAGCGTAAGTTGCCGTTTTCATGCCAAAAAAACCAGATAATCCGGAGAAAAATCCGCCGGTAATAAACGCAAATGGAACCCATCCATTTTGCAGATTAAATCCATAAGCCAGAATAGAAAAAATTGCAGTAATGATTATAAAGAATATCCCAACAACTTTGTACTGCTGTCTGAGATAAGCCATGGCTCCTTTGCGTACATAAGATGCGATTTCAGCCATTCTTGCTGTTCCTTCACTCTCTTTCATCATTTGCTTGAAGAAAAACCAGGCAAAAAATAACGCGATGAGAGAGGAAATTGGAACAACCCAAAATAAGTCAGTCATATTGTTACTCCTCCACGTTAATAAATTAGTGTAAAATTTATATCCCGAACTAATAGTTCAGAAATTCTTCTTGTGTAGAGAAATGATGCAGGTTGGTAACTTCGTGAGAAAACTGGAAAAGAATTGAAAAAAGTAGCTTTATTTTATAATAAAAATCTTGCCAAATTCTTTCTAATTCTGAAGTTGTACCGAACCGTTAAAACTTGGCGCTCAAAATACAAAATGGAGATGAAATTATCCTATTAATTTTAGTCATAATTTAATTG
Coding sequences:
- a CDS encoding sigma-54-dependent Fis family transcriptional regulator, whose amino-acid sequence is MKPTLLLVDDDKNFASDFILLMENDFFCITSNNSYDGLNMFHEKSPDVVLLDLMLNDGTSGLDFLRKIMAEDENLPVIMITDYASTSTAVDAIKLGALDYITKTPNLDKLKALVERSLKMKLRNIHSKYLEESINLPYQKIIGESEAIKKLKEQIYLYSQNNHTVLITGDSGVGKELVARQIHFLGNRKNKPFVAINCSAIPKNLIESELFGHEKGAFTGAVSKKLGKFEIASEGTIFLDEISELDPDSQVKILRVLQEKEFDRVGGFASIKTNTRIIAASNKNLKNEVLRKNFREDLFYRLDVLPINVPLLKERREDIPILAEYFLRLAEIELKKKDLMFSEEALTKMTNYDWPGNVRELKNVVIHSALLSNGKEINSAILRIESPQPQTNIIVPNTWEEMDLLRKEAVEEASRKVEKVFVENLLKKFDGNITKAAEHIGISRISLHKMIRKCFPHQTETE
- a CDS encoding DUF3109 family protein; this translates as MFKKLDLVEVDNIAVNTEIFETKFTCDLGKCKGACCTMESELGAPLKEEEVDIINKYFEAIKIYLPKEHLKEIEKNGFWINRQGDLMTRSINNRQCVFVYYDGDIAKCAIEKAFFDGKIDFQKPISCHLFPIRVSNFGGEVLRFEKYEECQPAITKGEKCNTTVFEFCKDSLKREFGSDWFNKTKKVTGS
- the hslU gene encoding ATP-dependent protease ATPase subunit HslU, whose protein sequence is MSDNLKNLTPSQIVAELDRFIIGQNDAKRAVAIALRNRWRRQQVVESIKEEIMPNNIILIGPTGVGKTEIARRLAKLSGAPFIKVEASKYTEVGYVGRDVESMVRDLTEIGVNMVRSEQTEAVQEKAERLAEDRILDQLIPPMKKNSRLGEEENENSEEYQNEKTREWFREKLRSGELDDRLIEFDVTSPAFGMQVLGPQGMDDMASNLQDIMSSMIPKKKKKRKSKISEAKKIIAQEEAEKLIDMDAVQRDAVKRVQETGIIFIDEIDKIAGAKSQQGPDVSREGVQRDLLPIVEGSTVNTKYGPVKTDHVLFIASGAFHVSKPSDLIPELQGRFPIRVELKSLTEEDFIKILTIPQNALLKQYSALLETEGVNILFNDEAISEIAKTAALVNDQVENIGARRLHTILTTLLEDILFEVPDKMPSEDVTITGAMVNDKLDKIVKNRDLSKYIL
- a CDS encoding alpha/beta hydrolase, giving the protein MRNLIIGLLFSVIIISCDKSDNPVEPVSKEQGALISTSYLGTFGASLIKQLVSSYDPTGFGSVMFTYDVDVFKIVYNTVDTKGQITIASGALFLPTGKNNLSIASIQHGTQTKRTSVASVNPLNGAEGLIGASLGYFVVMPDYLGLGESVMVHPYHHQKTSAATVIDMIRAGRAYASSKNISLNGQVFLLGYSEGGYVTMAAQKEIEKKYSNEIKLAASAPMAGAYDLNLTAQKIIAQSTYNQPSYLAYFMAAYDQIYGWNKLADIFNSPYAERMNSLFDGTKTTTEINAQLTSNIAQLFKQSFKDSYLNGTFKLLTDAFNENSLLNFKPVTPTKLFHGDADEYVPYENSERARDYFVSQGVNVELITVKGGTHLSSAVPSVIAAIQWFESLRLKKEYKLAGNW
- the hslV gene encoding ATP-dependent protease subunit HslV — translated: MKIRSTTIIGVLKDGEAALGGDGQVTLGNTVMKHNSVKIRKLLNGKVITGFAGSTADAFTLLQRFEEKLEAYSGNVNRAVVELAKDWRTDKYLRRLEAMLAILSADKAYIVSGTGDVIEPEDGIVAIGSGGMYALASAKMLKKYTELSAKEIVIESLKNAAEICIYTNNNISVEVISK
- the rpoN gene encoding RNA polymerase factor sigma-54, with product MLSLHQKLALQQKLSPQQIQYQKLLQLNTLALEQRIKTELELNPILEETLDEEIELNTEQDSDDDTPETTADEDEKYDSKEDEFEIEDFMNDQESEYEFDRINRSNDEEKLQPLAPQRKSLRENLIDQLHMLNLSEEETILGENIIGGLDKDGYFKQDLAKIVDELKLFEHIEISIDHAEKILKKIQLLEPVGIATRDLQECLLIQIKNSSYDPYYSYLAEKILRECWEDFANKRYDSIQKTLNLSIETLRTTLELIQRLNPKPGEGNIDSEEMNQITPDFVIEKNEDNYIVTLNDRSVPSVTISRTYLELLDSNKRKRKISEREKETHKFLREKFESAKWFIASLQQRRNTLMRIMQSILEKQFEFFESGPRFLKPMIYKDIADEVLMDISTISRVVNGKFVQSPQGIHELKYFFSEGLSTTSGDEISNKHIKEIIKEICDNESKDNPYSDDKIASILQEKGINIARRTVAKYREQLMIPVARLRKEL
- a CDS encoding SDR family NAD(P)-dependent oxidoreductase, encoding MDFKGKTILITGASSGIGNALAKILIDEECNLILTARRIELMEKDFGHLNRERILILKCDVSKKGDVRYAYLESINKFGKIDIAILNAGYGQPVTVNNYNSDFAENTFGANVFGLIHWVEQLLPAFIKNRNGIIAGISSLADNRGFSGSGFYCASKAAATIYLEGLRVELKPYNIKVITIKPGFVKTPMTDKNEFKMPLLMSAEQAALIIIEGIKKEKRIIQFPWPTVWLTRFVGLLPGSVYEFLAVRFGKK